Sequence from the Corallococcus sp. EGB genome:
CCTGGGACAGCGTCTGCTCCAGGTCGGCGCGGTGGCGCGCCGTGTAGTCGTAGAAGGCCGCCTGCGGCTCCTCCAGCAGCGTGAACTTCTCCAGCCCCGCCTTGCGCGCCGCGCTCACCGTGAGGGCGCGCGCCGCCTCGTCGAACGAGGCGGGGACGGTGATGACCACCTCCTGCTTCGACAGGGGCTCGTCCGGGTGGGCGTAATCCCATGCCCGGGCCATGTGCGTGAGCAGCAGGGCGGACGCGTCCACCGGGGACAGCTTCCGCACGTCCGCGGGAGCGCCCCACGGGAGGATGGGCGCGGAGCGGTCCACGCCGGGGTGACACAGCCAGCTCTTCGCGGAGGCCACCAGCCGGCCCGGCACGCGCGCGCCCTGCCAGCGGGCCAGCTCGCCCACCACGTAGGGGCCGCCGTCGTCGCCCCAGGGCAGGCGGAGCACCTCCGGCGCCAGCTCGTGGCCGGCGGGGACGTAGACGGTGGACGGCAGGAGGGCGCGCGGAGCCACCTCGCCCTGGCGGACGAGCTGGGGCAGGGGGAAGTCCTCGACGGGAGCCCCCGAGCCCTTCGTTGGATCCACGGATGCCACCGCGCAATGGGTGGTGCCCAGGTCGATGCCGACGATTCGCATACGCCTCCGGTGTGCGGGGCCCCTTCTACTCCTTCATGCGCACGTTGAGCTCCAGCTTCCAGCGCCCGTCGCCGTTCTTCTCCAGGCACCGCAGCTCCAGCGTGCCCACCTCCGTCACCGCCGCCTGGAGGTTCACCGGCGTCAGGTCGCCAAAGGGCGTGGCCTGCCCGGGCAGCGTCGTCTCGATGGGCGCCACCTCCTCCAGCCCCCCCGACGCCAGCTCCGACTCCACGTCCTCGAGCATCTCGCCCACCTTGTCGTCGCGCCGCACGGACGACGCGAAGAAGCGGAAGCTGGTGGGTTCCCCGGTGACGAGCCCGAACTCCTGGGGCGGCACGTCCGCCTGCGTCCCTTCCTCCATGCCGAAGGGCGCAACGCACAGCGCCTTCACGGGCGGCTCCATGCCCGGCACCGCCGGCATCGCCGTCTCCACGCCCACGTAGTAGGCGCGCGCCGTGCCGCCGCGGATGCGCAGGCCGTGGCCCTGGCGCACCCAGCCGTAGTACGCCGCGCCCCGCGCCACCGCGAGGTCCAGGTCGGAGCCCTCCAGCTCCTTCGCTGGGGGCGCCCCTTCCGCGGCGAGCCACTGGTTGAGGACCTCCATCACCCGGTCCTTCAGCGGCCCGGCCTTGAAGACGCCGCCGTTGAAGAGCACCGCGGTGGGGTGCAGGAAGCCCTTTCCCGTGACGTCCACCGGCGAGTCCGCGCTGGCCGCCAGCGCCTGGGCCTGCCGGGTGAGGAACGCCGCCAGGTGCTTCGTCACCGCCGGGTCCTGCGCGTACGGCAGCGCCATCTGCGCCAGGCCCGTGCGCCGGGCGGTGCGCGGCAGGTCCGCCACCTCCGTCACCGGGAAGAAGCCGTCCGTGAGGACGCGGTCCAGCTCCTCGCGCGTCAGCTCCGTGCGCAGCGTGCCGCCGATGAGCGACGAGCCGCGGCCCGGAATCGCGATGGGCACCTTCTCCAGCGAGGCGTCCGCGTACAGCGTCTCCTTCGCGTGACGGCAGCCGTAGGTGAGGCCGTTGAACTGCCACGCGTCCAGCTTGCGCCCCTCGGCCGCCATCCGCTGGTTGAGGGTGTGCGCCAGGGCGAGGTCCATGTTGTCGCCGCCCAACAGGATGTGGTCGCCCACCGCCACGCGCAGCAGCTCCAGGTCGCCCTCGCGGTCCTTCACGGTGATGACGGAGAAGTCGGACGTGCCGCCGCCCACGTCCACCACGAGGATGACCTCCCCGGGCTGCACCTGCTTGCGGAAGTTCTCCCCCATCGCCTCCAGCCACGCGTACAGCGCGGCCTGCGGCTCCTCGAGCAGGGTGATGTGCTCGATGCCCGCCGCCTTCGCGGCCTCCAGCGTCAGGTCGCGCGCCGCCGCGTCGAAGGACGCCGGGACGGTGACGATGACCTCCTGCTGGGCCAGCGCGTTGCCGGACTCCTCCCGGGCGCTCGCGAAGGTCTGGTCCCACGCCTCCTTCAGGTGGCGCAGGTAGCGCGCGGACGCATCCAGCGGCGACACGCGCTGCACCTCCGGCGGCGCCTGCCAGGGCAGCAGCGCCGAGCGCCGGTCCACCCCCGGGTGCGACAGCCAGCTCTTCGCGGACGACACCAGCCGCGTGGGCACCTTCGCCCCGTGCGAGCGGGCGAAGTCACCCACGATGACGCCCGGCTCCGCGTTCCACGGCAGCGCGAGGCTGCCCTCCGGGAACTCCTGCGCGCTGGGGATGTAGAGGAAGGAGGGCAGGAGCGGACGGGCCTCCACGGTGCCGGGCGCCGTCACCTGCGGCACGGGCAGCATGGACTGGGAGGGGCCGCGCGGCTTGCCGTCCTCGAGGTTGAAGTAGGACACCGCGGAGTGCGTGGTGCCCAGGTCGATGCCGATTGCGTATCGGGCCATATCGGTCTGGAACCCCGGGAAGGGGCCTTGTGGTTCCTCGAAGGAAGGGGACTTCGGAGGATGCGCCGGCTGCTCACCAGGCGGGCATCAGGCCAGCTCGACCTCCGCCGGGGCCAGCACGCGCGGCTCCATGGCGGGGCTGACGGATGGGAACTTCACCTCCGTGGTCACCCAGCCGTGGTGCCGGAGCGTGCCGCCATAAGGAGGCTCGCCCGCGACGTTGCCGGTCAGCCGGATGCGCTGCGCGTCGAAGCCCGGGGGCACCGTCACCGCGTCGCCCTCGCCCTGCGGCAGCACCGGCTGGAGCGTGAGGTACTGGTGCACCACCTTGCGGCAGCCCTCATGGACGATGCGCGCCGCCGCGCCCACGTCCGCGTCCGGGAAGGCCGCGACGTTCTCCTGCACGAAGTCCAGGAAGCGGCCTTCGCGCTGGAGCATGGCCAACAGCGACAGGGCGCTGGCGTGCTCGCGCTCGGGCGGCGGGGGAGGGGGCGCGACGGGGGCCTGGACGGCGGGCGTCCTCACCGGCGGCAGGGCCTGCAGGTCCCCTGACGGAAGCTCCTTGAGCTGGCCGGCGTCATAGGCGCGGCTCGTCGGGAGCACGGCCTGCGCGAATTCGCGGGACACGAGGCAGCGCCAGAAGCAGAGCCAGGCGAGCCAGAAGCGGGCGAAGAACGACAGGGAGGCGGACGGGTCGGTCATCGGCCCCGGATAACAAAGCCGGAAGCCTTTGCAATTCGCCAATGGCCCGAAATGCAAAGGGCCTCACGGTTTCCCGTGAGGCCCTTCGGTACTTCATGGTGGAGGTGGACGGGATCGAACCGACGACCTTCGCATTGCGAACGCGACGCTCTCCCAACTGAGCTACACCCCCATATGGGGACTGCTGACTGCCTGCCGCGCCTCGCGGGGGTTGGGTCCCGCGAAGTGAGTGGGCTAGTACCGGAGCCCCACCCCGCTGTCAAGCAGCTCGTTTCCAGCACCAACCCTGCGATTGACGTGCCGCACTGTGGATGCCATAAAAACCGCCTTCCGGTATCGCATCCTTCCCGGCCATTCCGGGCCCCTTCTGGTTCATGTCCACCTCCCCATCGAAGACGTTGAGCCCCACCGAGCTCGCGAAGCTTGAGCATTCGTTCGCTTCCGACCCGTCGTCGGATGCGTACAAGCCCCTGGCGGAGGCGTATCTCGACCTTGGCCGTTTCATGGAAGCAATGGTCGTCTGCAAGAAGGGCGTCAAGGCGCACCCGAACGCAGCCGACCCCCGCCTGCTTCTGGCGCGCGTCTACGCGGCGCAGAACAAGGACAAGAAGGCGCTCGAAGAGGTGATGGGCGCGCTCCAGGTCCAGCCGGAGGACAAGGCAGCCCTGCGCATGGCGGGCGTGCTCCAGCTGAAGAACGGCGAGCCGGACGCCGGCCGCGCCAACCTGCTCAAGGCCTACCAGGCGGACCCGGGTGATCCGGAGACCGTCACGCTGCTCCAGCAGTACAAGGTGGAGATCCCCCGCCCGGCCGCCCCCGCGCCGGTGCTCGCCCCCGTGGCCGCGCCGCCCCCGGCCGCCGCGGAAGCGCCCGCCGCGGCGACCGTCCCCGTGGCGGCCCCGCCCGCCGCCGTTGCCCCGCCTGCCGCCACCCCGTCCGCGGGTCAGGCCGTGGGCCGCATCAACGCTCCGTCCCAGCAGGCGGCGCGCACGGCGCGTGCCGAGGACTCCGCCGCGCGCCCCGCCCAGCGCCGTCCGCAGGTGGTGGTGCAGGAGGTCGAGGACGACGACGACGAGCCCTCGCCGCGCCAGCGCAAGGCGGCCAAGAGCAACGGCAGCAAGATGCTGTCGTTGATCCTCCTCATCCTCATCCCGCTGTTCGCGGGCGGATACGGTTGGTACTCGGCGCAGGTCAAGAAGCGCGGCCGCGAGCTCAAGAAGAACCTGGACGTCGCCACCGAGCAGCTCAAGCACGACTCGTTCGCCAGCTACAAGAAGGCGTGCGAGGCGGCGGACCTGGCCCTGGAGGTGGACCCGGACTCCACCGCGGCCCACGGCTACCTGGCCTACGCGTTCGCCATCCGCTGGGGTGAGCACGGCGGCGGCGACGACGCGCGCCGGCAGGCCGAGGAGCACCTGGCGGCGGCCCAGAAGGGCAAGGAGCTGTCCAGCCACCTCATCGCGGCGCAGGCGTTGATCAAGACCTACAGCGGTGATGGCAAGGGCGCGCTCGCGTCGCTGGAGACGCAGGTCAAGGACCTCAACGACCAGAACAAGGCGTCCTCGCTCCTGTACCTCACGCTGGGCCTCATCCAGATGAACGCGGGCGACCTGGAGCGCGCGCGGGACAGCCTGGAGCGCGCGCAGGCGCTGGCGCCGGATGACCCGCGCGTCTACGCGGGCCTGGGCGCGGTGTACCGCCGGCTGGGCCAGGACAACACCGCCTGGAAGAACTACGACTTCGCCCTGCGCTACGAGAAGGACCACCCGGAGTCGCTGCTGGGCCGCTCGCTGCTGATGCTGGAGCAGGACGAGCCGAACTACGCGGTGGCCAGCCGGGACATCAAGAAGCTGCTGGAGGCGGAGCCGCCGCCGAGCCCCCGTCAGCTCGCCACCGCGCAGCTGGCGCGCTCGCTGCTCATCGCCCGCGTGGCGCTGGCCATGCCCAACCTCAAGCCGGACGTGCAGCAGAAGCTGTCCGAGGCCACGGGCGTGCCGGTGGATCCCGCCAAGGCGAAGCAGGAGGTCATGAAGGCGGAGGAGACCGGCTTCGCGCTCGACAAGCAGAACCCGGAGCTGAACCTCATTAAGGGCCGCCGCCTGCTGGCGGAGGGCAACTACGACGCGGCCGCGGAGGAGATCCGCAAGGCCATCCGCGTGGACGGCAGCCGCGCGCAGTTCCACGTCGAGCTGGCCAAGGCCCTCATGGGCAAGCCGGGCGGTGAGAAGGAGGCCTCCGAGGCGCTCGTCACCGCGCTCAAGACGATGGGCGACAGCCCCAAGCTGGTGGTGATGCTGGGCAACGCCTACCGCCGCCAGAACAAGCTGGAGGACGCGCTCGCGCAGTACCAGCGCGCGGTGAAGGACCCCAAGTCGAAGAACCCGGAGGCCCGGCTCGCCATGGGCGCCATCTACCGGGAGCGCTCGGAGTGGGACAAGGCGAAGGAGCAGCTGGAGAAGGCCAGCCAGGAGTTCTTCGGGCAGCCGGACCGCGTGGCCAACGCACTCACGGAGCTGGGCCGCGTCTACCAGGGCAAGGGCGACACGGCGAAGGCGGACGAGACCTACCAGCGCGCGCTGCAGGCGGATGAGAACTACTCGCCGGTGTACTACTTCTACGCGTCGCTGCTCTCCAAGGACGCCAAGCAGTCGGGCAAGGTGAAGACGCTGGCGCAGGAGTACGTGAAGCGCGAGCCCAAGGGCGAGTACCTCGCCGACGCGCAGCGGCTCGCGGGCAACTGACCCCTCCCGCCCGCCGCTGTCTCCCACACGCCGCGACGCCTGCTTCCCGGGCCTCGCGGCGTTTCGTTTTCGACGGGGGGCGACAAGGCAGGCTGATGTGCCGGGGCGCCCCAGCCTTGCCACCCCTTCCGGGGGACGGTATGGGAGGGTCCACCCCACACCCCCTGGCCGGTAGCGACCACGGTCCAGGGCCACCTGCTGGAGTCCGCTTGAGCGCGCGTGCCCTGTCCCTGTCGTCCACCGCGTCCGACCTGATCTCCCTCACCAAGCCGAGGCTGTCATCGCTGGTGCTCATCACCGCGGCGGGGGGCATGTTCCTGGCGCCGGGGCACTTCACGCCGATGCGGGCGCTGGTGACGCTGCTGGCGACGGCGGGGACGGTGGGCGCGGCGAACGCGTTCAACTGCTACTGGGAGCGCCACAGCGACCAGTTCATGGCGCGCACGCGCAACCGGCCGCTGCCCGCCGGGCGCATGGACCCGAGCACGGCGCTGTGGTTCGGCCTGTCGCTGGCGGCGGTGTCGCTGCCCGCGCTGGTGATGGGGGCCAACCTGCTCACCGGCGTGCTGGGGCTCATCGCGCTGCTCAGCTACGTGCTGGCCTACACGCCGCTCAAGGCCCGCACGTCCGCGGCGATGCTGGTGGGCGCCATCCCCGGCGCGCTGCCGCCCTTGATGGGCTGGACGGCGGTGACGGACCAGGTGGACGCGGGCGGCTTCGCGCTGTTCGCCATCATGTTCCTCTGGCAGATGCCGCACTTCATCGCCATCGCGCTGTTCCGCAAGGACGAGTACGCGGCGGCCGGGCTCAAGTCCGTGCCGCTGGAGCGCGGGGACGAGTCCAGCCGCGCGCAGGTGGTGCTCTACCTGGTGGCGCTGGTGCCCATGACGCTCCTGCCGTTCCAGCTGCACATCGCCGGCACCTGGTACCTGGCGGCGGCGGTGGTGCTGGGGCTCGGCTTCCTGGGCCTGGGGGCATGGGGCTTCTTCAAGCACCTGGGAAAGCCCTGGGCGCGCCAGACGTTCCTGTATTCGCTCGTGTATCTCACCGGCCTGTTCGCCGTGATGGCGCTGGACCGCATCCCCCGCGGCTAGCGTCCTCGCGCGGCGTCCGGGCGCGAGGCCGCCTTCCGCATGCCTGACACCACCGTTCCGACCCTGCCCCCGCCGCTGCTTCGCATCGAGGGGCTCACGCGCCGCTTCGGCGGGCGCACCGCCGTGGACGGGCTGTCGCTGTCCGTGCAGCCGGGCGAAATCCTGGGCCTGCTGGGGCCCAATGGTGCCGGCAAGTCCACGACCTTCCAGTTGCTCGCGGGGCTGCTCGCGCCGGACGCGGGGCAGGTGCACTTCGCCGGCAAGGTGCTGTCCCTGAGCGACCCCGCGCTGCGGCGTCAGATGGGGATCATCTTCCAGAAGAGCAGCCTGGACGACCTGCTCACCGCCCGGGAGAACCTGCTCCTGGGCGCGCGGCTGTACGGCCTCACGGGCGCGGACGCGAAGGCGCGCGTGGAGACGATGCTGTCGCTCATCGGCCTGTTGGACCGGGGCGATGAGAAGGTGGGCACCTGGTCGGGCGGCATGCGCCGGCGGCTGGAGCTGGCGCGGGCGCTGGTGCACCAGCCGCGCGTGGTGTTGATGGACGAGCCCACGCAGGGCCTGGACGAGGCGGCCTTCCGCACCTTCTGGACGCACCTCAAGCGGCTGCGCGACGCGCAGGGCGTCACCGTGCTGCTCACCACGCACCGGGCGGATGAAGCGGAAGGGTGTGACCGGCTGGCGGTGCTGGACGCCGGGAAGCTGGTGGCGTGCGACACGCCCCGGGCGCTCGCCTCGCGCATGGGCGGCGACATCCTGACGCTGGAGGGCCCGGAGCCGGAGGCGCTGGCCGCGCAGGTGACGGAGCGGCTGGGGCTCATGGCGAAGGTGGTGGAGGGGCGGGTCCAGGTGGAGGCTTCGCAGGGACACGCGCTGGTGCCGCGGCTGGTGGAGGCCTTCCCCTCGGGACGGTTCGCCTCCGTGTCGCTGCGCCGGCCCACGCTGGCGGACGTGTTCCTCCAGCTCACCGGGAAGGCCCTGGGGGCGGATGCTCCCTCGCCCACGCCCGCGCCGAGGAAACGCCGATGAGCGCTGACATCCCCGTTCCGTCCTCTCCCCTGGACGCGCCCGTGGCCCCGGCACAGCGCCGGGAGCCGGGGACGCTCGCGCTGCAGTGGGCCACCGTGTGGGTGCTGCTGTCGCGCGACGTGGTGCGCTTCTTCCGGCAGCCCAGCCGCGTGATTGGCGCGCTGGCGCAGCCCATCCTGTTCTGGTTCGTCATCGGCTCGGGCTTCGCGGGTTCCTTCCGCGTGGAGGGCGCGCAGGGGCTGGGCTACCAGCAGTTCTTCTTCCCGGGCGTCGTCACCATGGTGGTGCTCTTCAGCGCCATCTTCGCGACCATCACCGTCATCGAGGACCGCAAGGAGGGCTTCCTCCAGGCAGTGCTGGCGGGGCCGGGCTCGCGCCTGGCGGTGGTGCTGGGCAAGGCGCTGGGGTCCTCCTCCATCGCGCTGATGCAGGCGTCGCTGTTCCTGCTCTTCGCGCCGCTGGCCGGCGTGGACGTGAAGGCGGTGGACTACCCGCTGCTCGCGGCGGTGATGGTGCTGTCGGCGCTGGCGCTCACCGGCATGGGCATGGCGCTGGCGTGGTGGGTGAAGTCGAGCGCGGGCTACCACGCGGTGATGAGCCTGGTGATGCTGCCCATGTGGGTGCTCTCCGGGGCCATGTTCCCGGTGAAGGGCGCGGGGCCGGTGCTGTCGTGGGTGATGACGCTCAACCCGATGCGCTTCTCCGTGGAGGGCGTGCGGCGCGCGCTGTACGGGGCGCAGGCGTCGCTGGCGGTGGGCTCGCGGGGTGGGGCGGCGGTGGGGTGGGAGGTGCCCGCGCTGCTCGCGTTCGCGGCGGTGTTCGTGGGGCTGGCCGCGTTCAGCGTGAGCCGCCGCGAGTAGCCGCGCGCCGGGTGTGGATGGACTTGCCTGGTGCCTTCCACTACGACGGCGGGCACCGCATCACGGAAGAACACTCCAGAGGAGACCGCCTCATGAAGCTGCGTCTTTTTGGCCTGTCGATGGTCGGTGTCGCGGGGCTTTTGGCCCTGCCCGCGTGCAAGAAGGAGGAGGCGCCCGCCGCGCCTCCGGCGGCCCCCACGCACGAGGCCGTGCCTCCGGCGCCCACGGTGGGAGCGGGGACGGGTGAGGCGGCGGCTCCGGCGCCCGCGGGCAACGGCGTGGTGAAGGGCACGGTGTCCTTCACCGGCACGCCTCCGGCGATGGGGGACCTGGCGCCCAGCGCCGACCCGGCGTGTGACGGGCGCCCGGAGAAGGAGCAGTCCGTGCTGGTGAAGGACGGCAAGCTCCAGAACGTGCTGGTGCGCGTGAAGGGCCCGGTCGCCGGCGCGCCCACGCCGCCGCCGTCCACGCCGGTGGTGGTGGACCAGTCCAAGTGCACCTACGTGCCGCGCGTGCAGGGCGCGGTGGCGGGGCAGCAGGTGGTGTTCAAGAACAGCGACGGCACGCTGCACAACGTGCGCGGCGTGGTGGGCACGCGGCCGGTGTTCAACGTGGCGCAGCCGCCCTCGGGCGCGCCGGTGCAGAAGCCGCTGCCGTCGGACGCGGAGGTGCTGCGCCTCAAGTGCGACGTGCACCCGTGGATGACGGCCTTCGTGGTGAGCAACCCCAACCCGTACTTCGCCACCACCGGCACGGACGGCACCTTCACGCTGACGGGCCTGCCCGCGGGCACGTACACGCTGGAGGCGTGGCACGAGACGCTGGGCACGAAGACCGCGGAGGTCACCGTGAAGGACGGCGCGCCCGCGGAGGCGTCGTTCACCTTCGCCGCGACGGACGCGCAGGCGAAGCAGTAGCCGGGAAGGGAAGGGGCCCGCGCTCGCGAGCGGCCCCTTTCACCCCTGCGGGTTCGTCAGGGGCCCGGCCTTGCGCACCGTGAAGCCCACGCGCGCGCCGCCGCCGGGCCGGTTCGCCGCGAAGACCTCGCCGCCGTGGGCCCGGGCGATGCGCTGCACCAGCGCGAGCCCCAGTCCCAACGAGCCGGCCTCGCGCGCCTCGCCGCCCCGGTCCTTCCGGTAGAACGGCTGGAAGATGCGCGTCTCCTCGCCAGGCAGGAGCCCCGGGCCCCGGTCCTCCACGCTGAAGGCCAGGTGCTCGTTCCCCTGCTCCTGGATGCGCAGCGCCTCCACGCCCACGCCGTGCTTGCGCGCGTTGTCGAGCAGGTTCACCAGCGCCCGGCCCAGCAGCGTCGCGTCCGCCATCAGCGCCATGTCGTCCGTCTCCGGCTGGAGCAGCGTCGCGGACAGCCCCACGCGCTCCAGCGCCTGCGCCGCCAGCACGCCCGCCTCCAGCGCCTTGGGCGTCAGCTGCCCGAAGTCCAGGCGGGAGCTGGCGAGCAGCTCGCCCACCAGCGCGTCCAGCTCCACCACCTCGCGGTCCACCTGGTCCAACGTGCGCGGGTTGCCGCCGCCGTCGCGCAAGAGCTCCGTCAGCACCCGCAGCCGGGCCAGCGGCGTGCGCAATTCATGGGACACCGCCGCCAGGAGCTCGCGTTGATCCGCCAGCTGCTTCTCGATGCGCGCCGCCATGTCGTTGAAGGACTCGGCGAGCACCGCGAACTCGCCGGTGAGGTGGCGATCCAGGCTCGCCCGCGCGCTCAGCCTGCCCTCGCCCAGCTCCTGCGTGGCCTTCACCAGCGTGTCCACCGGCCGCGCCAGCCGGAACGAGATGCCGCCCGCCGCCGTCCACAGCACCAGCACCGCGATGCCCAGCGGCAGCACCGCGCGCCAGGGGCCCCGCGAGCGGGTCTGCAGGTAGCACGCCTGCAGCGTCCCCAGCTGCGTGTCCTGCCGCATCACCGGGAGGGCCGCGTCCGGCTTCGTGCACGGGTTGCCTGCGTGTGCCACCACCGCGCCGGACAGGTCCGTCAGCACGACGTCCACGTCCAGGTCGTCGGAGATGCTCCGCATCAGCTCATCGCGCTCGGCGGGCGCGTCCCACACCTCCGCGAAGCGGTGCCCCACGAACGTGCGGATGCGCTCCGTCTCCTGCCGCCAGCTGTTGCCGCCGGTCAGGTTCATCACCCACGACACCACGAACACCGTCACCAGGATGGTGATGCCGAACATGACGAACAGCCGCCGCCTGAGCCGCTCCTGGACGTAGGAGCCCAGCCGGCCCAGGTGGAACATGCGCCGGTGGCGCCGCGCGTGGCGGCCGAAGCCGCGCCGCATCCCCGGCGCGCAGCGGTCTCCTTGCGGAGGCCAGTGGTGGTGCCCCCAGCCCATCAGGCGCCTTCCTTGGCGAAGACGTAGCCCACGCCGCGCACCGTCTTGATGAGGCGCGCGCCCACGTCCCCCAGCTTCTGGCGCAGGTGGGAGATGTGCACGTCCACCGTGCGCTCGCTCACCACCGTGTCGTTGCGGCCCGCCTCTCCCAGCAAAGCGTCGCGCGGAATCACCCGGCCCGCGCGCCGCACCAGCGCGAGCAGCAGGTCGAACTCCAGGCCCGTCAGCTCCACGGCCCGCCCCTCCACCTTCACCTCGCGCCCGGACACGTCGATGGAGACGCCGCTGGACTCAACGCGGTCCGCCACCGCCGCCGGCTGCGCCCGCCGCAGCACCGCGCGCAGGCGGGCGAGCAGCTCGCGCGGGCCGAAGGGCTTGGGCAGGTAGTCGTCCGCGCCCAGCTCCAGGCCCACCACGCGGTCCGTCTCGTCGCCTTTGGCGGTGAGCATCAACACCGGGATGCGGCTCTTGGCCCGGATGCGCTTGCACACCTCCAGGCCGTCCATGCCCGGCATCATCACGTCCAGGAGCACGGCGTCGTAGGTGTTCGCCTCCAGCGCCGCCAGCCCGCGGCCTCCATCGGGCGCGTGGCTGACGGTGATGCC
This genomic interval carries:
- a CDS encoding Hsp70 family protein, producing MARYAIGIDLGTTHSAVSYFNLEDGKPRGPSQSMLPVPQVTAPGTVEARPLLPSFLYIPSAQEFPEGSLALPWNAEPGVIVGDFARSHGAKVPTRLVSSAKSWLSHPGVDRRSALLPWQAPPEVQRVSPLDASARYLRHLKEAWDQTFASAREESGNALAQQEVIVTVPASFDAAARDLTLEAAKAAGIEHITLLEEPQAALYAWLEAMGENFRKQVQPGEVILVVDVGGGTSDFSVITVKDREGDLELLRVAVGDHILLGGDNMDLALAHTLNQRMAAEGRKLDAWQFNGLTYGCRHAKETLYADASLEKVPIAIPGRGSSLIGGTLRTELTREELDRVLTDGFFPVTEVADLPRTARRTGLAQMALPYAQDPAVTKHLAAFLTRQAQALAASADSPVDVTGKGFLHPTAVLFNGGVFKAGPLKDRVMEVLNQWLAAEGAPPAKELEGSDLDLAVARGAAYYGWVRQGHGLRIRGGTARAYYVGVETAMPAVPGMEPPVKALCVAPFGMEEGTQADVPPQEFGLVTGEPTSFRFFASSVRRDDKVGEMLEDVESELASGGLEEVAPIETTLPGQATPFGDLTPVNLQAAVTEVGTLELRCLEKNGDGRWKLELNVRMKE
- a CDS encoding DUF2760 domain-containing protein gives rise to the protein MTDPSASLSFFARFWLAWLCFWRCLVSREFAQAVLPTSRAYDAGQLKELPSGDLQALPPVRTPAVQAPVAPPPPPPEREHASALSLLAMLQREGRFLDFVQENVAAFPDADVGAAARIVHEGCRKVVHQYLTLQPVLPQGEGDAVTVPPGFDAQRIRLTGNVAGEPPYGGTLRHHGWVTTEVKFPSVSPAMEPRVLAPAEVELA
- a CDS encoding tetratricopeptide repeat protein, translated to MSTSPSKTLSPTELAKLEHSFASDPSSDAYKPLAEAYLDLGRFMEAMVVCKKGVKAHPNAADPRLLLARVYAAQNKDKKALEEVMGALQVQPEDKAALRMAGVLQLKNGEPDAGRANLLKAYQADPGDPETVTLLQQYKVEIPRPAAPAPVLAPVAAPPPAAAEAPAAATVPVAAPPAAVAPPAATPSAGQAVGRINAPSQQAARTARAEDSAARPAQRRPQVVVQEVEDDDDEPSPRQRKAAKSNGSKMLSLILLILIPLFAGGYGWYSAQVKKRGRELKKNLDVATEQLKHDSFASYKKACEAADLALEVDPDSTAAHGYLAYAFAIRWGEHGGGDDARRQAEEHLAAAQKGKELSSHLIAAQALIKTYSGDGKGALASLETQVKDLNDQNKASSLLYLTLGLIQMNAGDLERARDSLERAQALAPDDPRVYAGLGAVYRRLGQDNTAWKNYDFALRYEKDHPESLLGRSLLMLEQDEPNYAVASRDIKKLLEAEPPPSPRQLATAQLARSLLIARVALAMPNLKPDVQQKLSEATGVPVDPAKAKQEVMKAEETGFALDKQNPELNLIKGRRLLAEGNYDAAAEEIRKAIRVDGSRAQFHVELAKALMGKPGGEKEASEALVTALKTMGDSPKLVVMLGNAYRRQNKLEDALAQYQRAVKDPKSKNPEARLAMGAIYRERSEWDKAKEQLEKASQEFFGQPDRVANALTELGRVYQGKGDTAKADETYQRALQADENYSPVYYFYASLLSKDAKQSGKVKTLAQEYVKREPKGEYLADAQRLAGN
- the cyoE gene encoding heme o synthase; the protein is MSARALSLSSTASDLISLTKPRLSSLVLITAAGGMFLAPGHFTPMRALVTLLATAGTVGAANAFNCYWERHSDQFMARTRNRPLPAGRMDPSTALWFGLSLAAVSLPALVMGANLLTGVLGLIALLSYVLAYTPLKARTSAAMLVGAIPGALPPLMGWTAVTDQVDAGGFALFAIMFLWQMPHFIAIALFRKDEYAAAGLKSVPLERGDESSRAQVVLYLVALVPMTLLPFQLHIAGTWYLAAAVVLGLGFLGLGAWGFFKHLGKPWARQTFLYSLVYLTGLFAVMALDRIPRG
- a CDS encoding ABC transporter ATP-binding protein, with amino-acid sequence MPDTTVPTLPPPLLRIEGLTRRFGGRTAVDGLSLSVQPGEILGLLGPNGAGKSTTFQLLAGLLAPDAGQVHFAGKVLSLSDPALRRQMGIIFQKSSLDDLLTARENLLLGARLYGLTGADAKARVETMLSLIGLLDRGDEKVGTWSGGMRRRLELARALVHQPRVVLMDEPTQGLDEAAFRTFWTHLKRLRDAQGVTVLLTTHRADEAEGCDRLAVLDAGKLVACDTPRALASRMGGDILTLEGPEPEALAAQVTERLGLMAKVVEGRVQVEASQGHALVPRLVEAFPSGRFASVSLRRPTLADVFLQLTGKALGADAPSPTPAPRKRR
- a CDS encoding ABC transporter permease; the protein is MSADIPVPSSPLDAPVAPAQRREPGTLALQWATVWVLLSRDVVRFFRQPSRVIGALAQPILFWFVIGSGFAGSFRVEGAQGLGYQQFFFPGVVTMVVLFSAIFATITVIEDRKEGFLQAVLAGPGSRLAVVLGKALGSSSIALMQASLFLLFAPLAGVDVKAVDYPLLAAVMVLSALALTGMGMALAWWVKSSAGYHAVMSLVMLPMWVLSGAMFPVKGAGPVLSWVMTLNPMRFSVEGVRRALYGAQASLAVGSRGGAAVGWEVPALLAFAAVFVGLAAFSVSRRE
- a CDS encoding carboxypeptidase regulatory-like domain-containing protein, translated to MKLRLFGLSMVGVAGLLALPACKKEEAPAAPPAAPTHEAVPPAPTVGAGTGEAAAPAPAGNGVVKGTVSFTGTPPAMGDLAPSADPACDGRPEKEQSVLVKDGKLQNVLVRVKGPVAGAPTPPPSTPVVVDQSKCTYVPRVQGAVAGQQVVFKNSDGTLHNVRGVVGTRPVFNVAQPPSGAPVQKPLPSDAEVLRLKCDVHPWMTAFVVSNPNPYFATTGTDGTFTLTGLPAGTYTLEAWHETLGTKTAEVTVKDGAPAEASFTFAATDAQAKQ
- a CDS encoding ATP-binding protein, which encodes MGWGHHHWPPQGDRCAPGMRRGFGRHARRHRRMFHLGRLGSYVQERLRRRLFVMFGITILVTVFVVSWVMNLTGGNSWRQETERIRTFVGHRFAEVWDAPAERDELMRSISDDLDVDVVLTDLSGAVVAHAGNPCTKPDAALPVMRQDTQLGTLQACYLQTRSRGPWRAVLPLGIAVLVLWTAAGGISFRLARPVDTLVKATQELGEGRLSARASLDRHLTGEFAVLAESFNDMAARIEKQLADQRELLAAVSHELRTPLARLRVLTELLRDGGGNPRTLDQVDREVVELDALVGELLASSRLDFGQLTPKALEAGVLAAQALERVGLSATLLQPETDDMALMADATLLGRALVNLLDNARKHGVGVEALRIQEQGNEHLAFSVEDRGPGLLPGEETRIFQPFYRKDRGGEAREAGSLGLGLALVQRIARAHGGEVFAANRPGGGARVGFTVRKAGPLTNPQG
- a CDS encoding response regulator transcription factor, which gives rise to MPTRVLLIDDDTRMYELLAEYLGQNGITVSHAPDGGRGLAALEANTYDAVLLDVMMPGMDGLEVCKRIRAKSRIPVLMLTAKGDETDRVVGLELGADDYLPKPFGPRELLARLRAVLRRAQPAAVADRVESSGVSIDVSGREVKVEGRAVELTGLEFDLLLALVRRAGRVIPRDALLGEAGRNDTVVSERTVDVHISHLRQKLGDVGARLIKTVRGVGYVFAKEGA